A single Ignavibacteriales bacterium DNA region contains:
- the tnpA gene encoding IS200/IS605 family transposase, whose translation MAGTYSQIYIQYVFAVKGRQNLLLKPWREEVFKYISGIITEKGQKSIIVNGYKDHVHVFAGLRPSMSVADLVRDIKNNSSKFINEKGFLPGKFSWQEGYGVFSYGHSQISDVYNYIANQEERHRGKSFREEYIEFLRKFEVEFNEKYLFEWVEDEGNI comes from the coding sequence ATGGCAGGTACCTATTCGCAAATATACATACAATATGTCTTTGCCGTAAAAGGAAGACAAAACCTTCTGCTCAAACCCTGGCGTGAAGAAGTTTTTAAATATATTTCGGGCATCATCACCGAGAAAGGCCAAAAATCCATCATCGTTAACGGATATAAGGATCATGTCCATGTTTTTGCGGGGCTTCGGCCATCGATGAGCGTTGCGGATTTAGTCCGTGATATAAAAAATAATTCATCCAAATTCATCAACGAAAAAGGATTTCTTCCGGGAAAGTTTTCGTGGCAGGAAGGGTACGGAGTTTTTTCCTATGGACACTCCCAGATAAGCGATGTATATAATTATATAGCAAATCAGGAAGAGCGGCACAGAGGCAAATCATTCAGAGAGGAATATATTGAGTTTTTGAGAAAGTTTGAAGTTGAGTTTAATGAAAAGTATTTATTTGAGTGGGTGGAGGATGAAGGCAACATATAA
- a CDS encoding ABC transporter ATP-binding protein, with protein sequence MIQLKNIVKSYHEADTRHTVLKNLDLEISQGEIIVLLGKSGSGKSTLLNLISGIDLPDSGSIRLRGQEITGMSEKERTLFRRKHIGFVFQFFNLMPTLTVAENLQLGLELNGLPVNGKISTILEQTGLLHKMNSYPDTLSGGEQQRIAIARALIHEPEYILADEPTGNLDYETSGRIVDLLDLLVRQTGKTMIMATHSPEVIGLADRVLTVKEGKINELDKEKLIVKAP encoded by the coding sequence ATGATTCAGTTAAAAAATATAGTAAAATCCTACCATGAGGCAGACACCCGCCACACGGTATTAAAAAACCTTGACCTGGAGATCTCTCAGGGGGAAATAATCGTCCTTCTTGGGAAAAGCGGTTCAGGCAAATCCACCCTGCTCAACCTGATCAGCGGCATTGACCTCCCCGACAGCGGCAGCATACGGCTCAGGGGACAGGAAATTACCGGGATGAGTGAGAAAGAACGCACCCTCTTCCGCAGAAAGCATATCGGTTTTGTCTTTCAGTTTTTTAACCTGATGCCCACACTCACGGTTGCTGAAAATCTGCAGCTGGGGCTTGAACTGAACGGGCTTCCGGTGAACGGAAAAATCAGCACTATCCTGGAACAGACCGGCCTGCTTCATAAAATGAACAGCTATCCCGACACTCTCTCGGGCGGGGAACAGCAGAGGATTGCTATTGCCCGTGCGCTTATTCACGAACCGGAGTATATTCTTGCCGATGAGCCGACCGGAAATCTTGATTATGAAACCAGCGGAAGAATTGTTGACCTGCTTGACCTGCTGGTAAGGCAGACAGGAAAAACCATGATAATGGCGACTCACAGTCCCGAGGTAATCGGGCTGGCTGACAGAGTGCTTACGGTAAAAGAAGGGAAGATTAATGAACTGGACAAGGAGAAGTTGATTGTCAAAGCTCCTTAA
- the amrS gene encoding AmmeMemoRadiSam system radical SAM enzyme, producing MEQAGLHRALWWEEHNSGKLLCTLCPRYCTIGEGQHGFCYIRQNHNNILYTSGYGRPTGFAVDPVEKKPLSHFFPGTKILSFGTAGCNLGCKFCQNWSISKAKLDAEDALYVTPGQVIALAKKYRTPSIAFTYNDPVIFGEYVIDIAQLARAEGIHPVMVTAGYIDKAARREVFRDISAANVDLKAFSEHFYHKLTFSHLQDILDTLVWLRHETDVHLEITTLLIPEENDSDDEIKKMCGWILEHLGDDVPLHFTAFHPDYRMMDKKPTPPATVKRAYHFARSAGLKYVYTGNIHWDEGQITCCPGCGKELIRRSWHEVQMNLLKDGACPSCGTHIAGRFQ from the coding sequence ATGGAACAGGCCGGACTTCACAGAGCTCTCTGGTGGGAGGAGCATAACTCCGGCAAACTCCTTTGCACCCTGTGCCCCCGCTACTGCACTATCGGCGAGGGGCAGCACGGCTTCTGTTATATACGGCAGAACCACAACAACATATTATATACATCGGGCTACGGCAGGCCGACAGGCTTTGCCGTGGATCCGGTGGAAAAGAAACCCCTCAGCCATTTTTTTCCTGGCACCAAAATTCTCAGTTTCGGCACTGCAGGATGCAATCTCGGATGCAAGTTCTGCCAGAACTGGTCTATCAGCAAGGCAAAGCTTGACGCGGAAGATGCACTCTATGTAACTCCCGGTCAGGTAATTGCTCTGGCGAAGAAATACCGAACTCCCTCCATTGCTTTTACCTATAACGATCCGGTTATTTTCGGAGAATATGTGATTGACATAGCGCAGCTTGCGCGTGCAGAGGGAATTCATCCGGTTATGGTTACCGCCGGATATATTGACAAAGCAGCGCGTAGGGAAGTCTTCCGTGATATATCAGCTGCCAATGTTGACCTGAAAGCCTTCAGCGAGCACTTTTACCATAAACTCACCTTTAGCCATCTTCAGGACATCCTCGATACCCTGGTCTGGCTCCGGCATGAAACGGATGTACATCTTGAAATTACCACACTGCTGATACCGGAGGAGAATGATTCTGATGATGAAATCAAAAAGATGTGCGGCTGGATCCTTGAACATCTGGGGGATGATGTGCCGCTCCATTTCACAGCGTTTCATCCTGATTACCGCATGATGGACAAAAAACCGACACCTCCTGCCACGGTAAAGAGAGCATATCATTTTGCGCGCTCAGCAGGGCTGAAATATGTATATACGGGTAATATTCACTGGGATGAAGGGCAGATAACCTGCTGCCCGGGCTGCGGCAAAGAGCTCATCAGGAGAAGCTGGCATGAAGTGCAGATGAATTTATTGAAAGATGGCGCCTGCCCCTCCTGCGGTACCCACATCGCCGGAAGATTTCAGTAA
- a CDS encoding alpha/beta fold hydrolase has product MNMIRGLSVRTYGNLKHQPLVFLHGFPLSQSMWNKQIQEFEQDYYCVTPDFRGLGESVPSTGLHTMEGFADDILFLIETLDLHKPVLCGLSMGGYAALRIAERAPEVFSGLILCDTKSSSDPDEVKLKRAAAIKRIQQEGAEGYIREFVHGIFYPSFLENHFAEFDSYVAQWVKNPPEGVIGALLAMMGRTDTTEALKNFTFPVLCICGAYDAMTPPSVMKDLARLAPQGEYYEVPEAGHMSPLENPEAVNSKIQEFMRRISGK; this is encoded by the coding sequence ATGAATATGATAAGAGGTCTCTCAGTGAGGACTTACGGAAACCTGAAGCATCAGCCGCTGGTGTTTTTGCACGGTTTTCCCCTCAGCCAAAGCATGTGGAATAAACAGATTCAGGAATTTGAGCAGGATTACTACTGTGTTACCCCCGATTTCCGCGGTCTTGGAGAATCTGTACCCTCGACCGGGCTTCACACCATGGAAGGGTTCGCGGATGATATCCTCTTCCTCATTGAAACCCTGGACCTGCATAAGCCGGTTCTTTGCGGGCTTTCCATGGGGGGATATGCTGCACTCCGGATAGCAGAGCGGGCGCCGGAAGTTTTTTCCGGCCTGATCCTGTGCGATACAAAATCATCCTCCGACCCTGATGAAGTAAAACTGAAACGGGCCGCGGCAATAAAGCGGATACAACAGGAGGGGGCAGAGGGTTATATCAGGGAATTTGTCCATGGCATTTTTTACCCTTCATTCCTTGAGAATCATTTTGCCGAATTTGACAGTTATGTCGCACAGTGGGTGAAGAATCCACCGGAAGGGGTCATCGGTGCGCTGCTTGCCATGATGGGAAGGACCGATACCACAGAAGCGTTAAAGAACTTCACCTTTCCGGTGCTTTGTATCTGCGGAGCGTATGATGCCATGACCCCGCCTTCGGTCATGAAAGATCTGGCGCGCCTTGCCCCTCAGGGGGAATATTATGAAGTCCCCGAAGCCGGACACATGTCCCCTCTTGAAAACCCTGAAGCAGTGAACAGCAAGATACAGGAATTTATGAGGAGAATTAGTGGTAAGTGA
- a CDS encoding PAS domain S-box protein — translation MRHSLFYGALSLYANESLADSDYQLFFQYSFDHFFISDNKGIILRVNNQWQKTLGYQQNDMEGKPFLSFVHPDDIKATTEVFLEILGSKSEEGFTNRYRTITGDYRYMEWKANLISDKVYATARDVTKRKMLENEREFSQQLFDVATDLLVTLSPEGVIRRVNPAVLNVLGYTEEEFLNKHFTAYFLPEDAEENIQIFERAKQTGAVYNYQTRNIKKDGTLANLHWHLLYLEKLETVFAAGRDIAEQLRTQRTLAESEKRFRSLFQNMDSGFSLVEIVYDEQGTAVDFRFLEVNSANAKLTGYSAENVIGRTILEIDPSYNRGIIDWCATVAQTGIPQSTEVYYPPTDKHYYVQAYSPQTGQTAMIFSDISERIRTKNLIIEKNSQLETLIAEKDKFFSIIAHDLRSPFQGILGVLDILNDETESLAFEEIRRRLSGLRTTGKKLLGLIDNLLLWASFHRGSIRCKPEVVSAAESVSHAADSVTTAAHLKNLTLLQDVPASLYVSADSMMLNTILRNLLSNAIKFSYRGGKISVSCSAKEKMAEFVVKDEGTGIPDEDIPRLFMISEKVSTTGTENEPSSGLGLILCHEFAQANGGSITVESTFGKGSAFILRIPLSGESS, via the coding sequence GTGAGACATTCACTTTTTTATGGAGCCCTTTCCTTGTACGCTAATGAATCACTTGCTGATAGTGATTATCAATTATTTTTTCAGTATTCATTCGATCATTTCTTTATATCGGATAATAAAGGCATTATCCTCCGGGTCAATAATCAGTGGCAGAAAACCCTCGGATATCAGCAAAACGATATGGAGGGGAAACCTTTCCTTAGTTTTGTCCATCCTGATGATATTAAAGCCACAACGGAAGTATTCCTTGAGATTTTAGGCTCAAAGTCGGAAGAAGGCTTTACCAACCGCTACCGCACCATTACCGGGGACTACCGTTACATGGAATGGAAAGCAAACCTGATTTCAGACAAAGTTTATGCCACCGCTCGTGATGTTACGAAGCGCAAAATGCTTGAAAATGAGAGGGAATTCAGCCAACAGCTGTTTGATGTGGCTACTGACCTCCTTGTAACGCTCTCCCCTGAAGGAGTCATACGGCGGGTAAACCCCGCAGTTCTCAATGTACTTGGATATACAGAAGAGGAATTCCTCAATAAACATTTTACCGCATACTTTCTGCCGGAAGATGCTGAAGAGAATATACAGATTTTTGAACGCGCTAAGCAGACAGGTGCAGTATATAATTATCAGACCCGGAACATTAAAAAAGACGGAACTTTAGCCAATTTACACTGGCATCTGCTTTATCTGGAGAAACTGGAGACGGTCTTTGCTGCAGGACGGGATATTGCCGAGCAGCTTCGCACTCAGAGGACACTTGCGGAAAGCGAAAAGCGCTTCAGATCCCTGTTTCAAAATATGGACTCAGGTTTCAGCCTTGTTGAAATTGTTTACGATGAACAAGGCACGGCCGTTGATTTCAGATTTCTTGAAGTAAACAGCGCTAATGCAAAACTGACCGGCTACAGCGCTGAAAATGTTATCGGCAGAACGATTCTTGAAATTGATCCTTCATATAACAGAGGTATTATTGACTGGTGCGCAACCGTAGCACAAACCGGAATTCCCCAGAGCACGGAAGTGTATTATCCCCCCACAGATAAACATTATTATGTACAGGCATATTCTCCGCAGACAGGGCAGACTGCAATGATCTTTTCGGATATATCCGAGCGGATACGAACAAAGAATCTTATCATAGAAAAAAATTCCCAGCTTGAAACGCTGATAGCCGAAAAGGATAAATTTTTTTCGATCATCGCGCATGACCTCCGCAGTCCGTTTCAGGGGATTCTTGGGGTTCTTGATATACTCAATGACGAAACCGAATCACTCGCGTTTGAAGAGATCAGGCGGCGGCTTTCAGGTCTGAGGACAACGGGTAAAAAGCTGTTAGGACTGATTGACAATCTTCTCTTGTGGGCAAGTTTTCATCGGGGAAGCATCCGCTGCAAACCGGAGGTAGTAAGCGCTGCCGAAAGTGTATCCCATGCAGCGGACTCGGTAACAACCGCTGCCCATCTGAAAAACCTTACCCTGCTGCAGGATGTGCCTGCATCACTTTATGTCTCTGCCGATTCCATGATGCTGAACACTATTCTGAGGAATCTGCTTTCCAATGCCATAAAATTTTCTTACCGGGGCGGAAAGATTTCTGTATCATGTTCTGCAAAAGAAAAAATGGCTGAGTTTGTGGTTAAGGATGAAGGAACCGGAATTCCGGATGAGGATATCCCCCGCCTCTTTATGATCAGCGAAAAGGTATCCACTACGGGTACGGAGAATGAGCCAAGTTCCGGGCTGGGCCTGATTCTTTGCCATGAATTCGCCCAGGCAAACGGGGGTTCGATTACGGTGGAGAGCACTTTTGGAAAGGGGTCGGCATTTATTCTGCGGATTCCCCTATCCGGAGAGAGCAGTTGA
- a CDS encoding redoxin domain-containing protein, which yields MKRLTLLLPLLLILAGCGSVPEYTQKFALSNAKPQAGEKVTVYFLPAADAGENEVVLKVYEYKSNLTDTKDYPMEKKGKGYTATFTFSEGVRGGLLIIDNGGETENNDGYGWYLQVHGADGNPVPGSDAGMAYAMVNWAEGVLDLKKDSEKAYILMKNDLEKHPELQREFAQPWLNLLNAVKGKDIEAHLSSVVSLIEAAADKSEDDYTFLVSYYTNRKNPEKVNEIRTAYKEKFPEAVYFQRVQFNEFNREGDITKKLELADKFRKDYPSSEYLDDLNDILINWYRDNKKYDDALRYIDMHKEKVRPYRYFMLALRMYEEEYDAQTALKVADMGIAKAKAEYENPVDKKSAAESEADWKEGRGSLIAMNLYVKGLLLEQLGKKSEALAVMQENYSYAKGTDDKYNALHARLLLAEGKTAEVIKLCEDAVLRGYDNTQVAETLREAYIKKNGSESGFAEYLSALEKPQRDKLISKLEKDLMNEPAPQFTLVDLSGKEVSLSDYKGKTVIVDFWATWCGPCLQSFPGMQNAVDKFAKDENVKFLFVNAWERVADKKTNAEDFIAKKKYTFHVLMDYENKVISDFGVQGIPTKFIVDKNGNIRFKSVGFSGNTDHMVKEIEAMVAMVK from the coding sequence ATGAAAAGATTAACCCTGCTTTTGCCCCTTCTCCTGATCCTTGCCGGATGCGGTTCGGTTCCTGAATACACCCAAAAATTTGCCCTCTCAAATGCCAAGCCGCAGGCGGGGGAAAAAGTGACCGTCTATTTTCTCCCGGCTGCTGATGCCGGAGAAAATGAAGTTGTTCTGAAAGTGTATGAGTATAAATCAAACCTGACCGATACCAAGGATTATCCGATGGAGAAAAAAGGGAAAGGATATACTGCAACCTTTACCTTCTCTGAAGGAGTCCGCGGCGGTTTGCTCATTATTGACAACGGCGGTGAGACAGAAAACAATGACGGCTACGGCTGGTATCTGCAGGTGCACGGGGCGGACGGAAATCCGGTTCCGGGTTCTGACGCGGGAATGGCATATGCCATGGTGAACTGGGCTGAAGGCGTGCTGGATCTGAAGAAGGATTCTGAAAAAGCATATATACTGATGAAAAATGATCTGGAAAAGCATCCTGAACTGCAGCGTGAGTTTGCTCAGCCCTGGCTTAATCTGCTGAATGCCGTGAAAGGGAAAGATATCGAAGCGCATCTTTCATCAGTTGTATCACTGATCGAAGCAGCGGCTGATAAATCAGAGGATGACTATACGTTCCTGGTTTCTTACTATACAAACAGAAAGAATCCGGAAAAAGTAAACGAAATCAGGACTGCTTATAAGGAGAAATTTCCTGAAGCTGTTTATTTTCAGCGCGTGCAGTTTAATGAGTTCAACCGTGAAGGTGATATTACAAAAAAGCTTGAACTGGCGGACAAATTCCGCAAGGACTATCCCTCAAGTGAGTATCTTGATGACTTAAATGATATTCTGATTAACTGGTACCGCGACAACAAAAAATATGATGACGCACTCCGGTATATAGATATGCACAAAGAGAAAGTCCGCCCCTACCGCTACTTTATGCTTGCGCTCAGAATGTATGAGGAAGAATACGATGCTCAGACAGCACTGAAAGTGGCTGATATGGGTATCGCGAAAGCAAAGGCGGAATATGAGAATCCTGTTGATAAAAAGAGCGCGGCTGAAAGCGAAGCTGACTGGAAAGAAGGCCGGGGCTCTCTGATCGCGATGAATCTTTATGTGAAAGGCCTCTTGCTTGAACAGCTTGGTAAAAAGAGTGAAGCGCTTGCCGTAATGCAGGAAAATTATTCCTACGCAAAAGGAACGGATGACAAATATAACGCGCTTCATGCAAGGCTGCTTCTGGCAGAAGGAAAAACCGCGGAAGTGATAAAGCTCTGTGAAGACGCAGTACTGCGCGGGTACGATAATACACAGGTTGCTGAAACACTCCGCGAAGCGTATATAAAGAAAAACGGCAGCGAAAGCGGATTTGCCGAATATCTCTCTGCCCTTGAAAAACCGCAGCGCGATAAACTGATCAGCAAACTCGAAAAGGATCTGATGAATGAACCGGCTCCGCAGTTCACTCTGGTTGATCTGAGCGGGAAAGAAGTTTCGCTCAGCGACTATAAAGGAAAGACGGTAATTGTTGATTTCTGGGCTACCTGGTGCGGACCCTGTCTCCAGTCGTTCCCCGGTATGCAGAACGCCGTTGACAAATTCGCAAAGGATGAAAATGTGAAGTTCCTTTTTGTGAACGCGTGGGAACGGGTTGCTGATAAAAAAACCAACGCTGAAGACTTTATCGCTAAGAAGAAATATACGTTCCATGTGCTGATGGATTATGAAAACAAGGTAATCTCTGATTTCGGCGTGCAGGGAATTCCGACAAAGTTTATCGTGGATAAAAACGGAAATATCCGCTTTAAATCGGTTGGTTTCTCAGGCAACACCGATCACATGGTGAAGGAAATTGAAGCAATGGTCGCCATGGTGAAATAA